CCGACCGCAGGGCGTCGTACCAGACGGCCGCCATCTTCGCGTAGCCGGCGGCGTTGGGGTGGATGCCGTCGGGCAGGTCCGAGACGGGCACCGCCGGGTACGCGTCCACCACGTGGACGCGCTTGCCGGCCGCCGCCTTGGCGCGCAACAACGGGACGATCGCGGCGTTGTAGCCGCGCACGGTGGCGTCCGCGAACCGGATCGGGATGATCGTCGAGACGAACACGTCCGCCGACGGCGCCTGGGCGGTGATCTTGTCCACCAGGGCCGACAGGCGCCTCGGCGCGCCCGCCGGGTCGCTGCCGTACATGTCGTTGGTGCCGATGTGCAGCAGGATCGTGCGGGGCGCGTGGGTGCGCAGCCAGTTCACGACGTTGGCGTCGACCTGCGCGATGGTCCAGCCGGGGTGGCCCTCGTGGTCGCGGTCCGGCATCGAGGACGGCCCGTCGACCGCCGAGCCGACGAAGTCGACGTCGCGCCCGGCGGACCGCAGCTTCGCACCCAGGTCGAGCCGGTAGCCGCCGCTCGAACCGCCCTGGGTGATCGAGTCGCCCAACGGCATCACGCGCACCGGTGCCGCGAGCGGGGCGGCGGTGCCCCCGGGGTTGGGAGCGGCGGAGACGGGCTGCGCCGTCAGCAGCACGGCCGCCAGCACACCGGACAGCACCTTCAGCGGGCTCGACATGGTGAGCCTTCCCGGGAGACCGAAGCGGACCGGGTCGCGGTTTCCCTGCGTCGTCGTTGACGGGTCACTTCGAGCAATGTAACCAGGCCGCTACAGCCGGTCAAAGCTAAATTTGTGAGCGCTAACTTTTAGCGAAACCTGGACGACCGTCGAATGCCTCATTCGAACTGGCCAGATAAGCGCAGGTAGAGCGCTATCACCCACAGGAAGGCTCCATTTGGCGGAGCCGATCCACCTGCCTCTGAGAGGTCGGTTTGTGAACGTGCACAAATGGGGGTCCCGACGGCGGGAGCAGCGCACGCGAAGGGTCCCCGTCCGGAGGAGGCGATGCTGCCGGACGGGGACCCGGGTCGGGCTGGTTACGGCCTCAGGAGCACGCGGTGCCGTTCAACGACGGCGAGGAGAACGGGGGCGTGGTCCCGTTGTAGTTCGCGTTGTACCCGATGGTCACCGACGCACCGGTCGCGAGCGTGCCGTTCCAGGACGCGTTGCCGACGCGGACCGCGTCACCGGTGTCGGTCCACGTCCCGTTCCAGCCCTGCGTGACGGACACACCCGGCGCCGAGAACACGAGGGTCCACCCGTTGATCGACGGCCCCCGGTTCCCGATCACGATCTCGCCGCTGTACCCGCCCGACCACTGGCTGACCACCCGGTGGCTGACCGTGCAGCCGCCGCCCGGGTTGCCGCCCGTGCTGGTGGTGGTCGTGGTGGTCGTCGTCGACGTCGGCCCCGCCGCCATCGCCAGCTCGTACGCGCGCTGCGGCACGAACTGACCGGCCTGCGCGATGCAGCCGTCCGCCTCGCCGGGCAGCTTCACCCACAGGAACGCGGCGATCTGCGCGTCCCCGGTGTTGGTGGTGCTGGGGATGCCGATCGCGCGCCCGGCCGGGTCGCACCACTCCTCGCCCAGCGGGCCGTTGCCGTTGCGGCTGGTGTCGATGACGGCCTTGAGCCTGCCGTCGCCGAGCGCGTTGAGGATGGCCTTGGTGTAGGACACCTCGGCGGAGGTGGTGCGGTAGTTCGACACGTTGCTGGCGATGCCGTCGGCGCTGTTGGAGATGTCCGCGGCGCGCAGCCGGTTGGCGGCCTCCGACGGGGAGAGCCACGCGGAGTTGCCGATGTCGAAGTACACCTTCGCCTGCGACGACCCGGACTTGAGCTTCTTGCCCGCGTAGGCCATCGACGCCCTGGTCTGGCTCTGCTGGTCCGCGTTCTGGCAGTTGCTCATGATCGGGAGCACGTCGGGCTCCAGGATGATCGCCGCCGGGCGCCCGGCGAGACCGGCCGCGACCTCGTCAACCCACGCCCGGTACGCCTGGTGCGACGGCGCGCCGCCACCGCTGGCGCCACCGCAGTCGCGGTTCGGGATGTTGTAGACGACCATGATCGGGATCTTCCCGGCCGCCGCCGCCGCGCCGACGAACGAGCTGACCTCCGAGCGCACCGACGAGGTGTTGGTCGTGGTGTACCACCGCGCCTGAGGCACCGAGGCGATCCGGTCGCGGATCACCGCCGCCCGCGAGTCGCCCGGGTTGGCGGCGACCCACTTCGCGCTGGAGTTGGAGGTGTCGACGTAGAAGGCCGAGTCCGCGGCCTGGGCGGTCGTGCCACCGCCCACGGCCAGGGCCGCGGCCCCGGTCACGAGCGCGATCGAGAGCACGGACGCGGACGCTGCCCGCTTCCTCCGCTTCATGGGATCTCCTGTCAGGGTGCCGGGTGAGCGTTCTGGACGGGGACGGCGACTGGCTGCGCCTCCGGTCACGAGGCCGGGGCGGGGGCAGCGGCGCCGCCGCGTGCCGTGTTCGTTGCTCTCATCCGATGTCCTCGCAGCGTCGTTGCTGTGTCAGGTGGGCGCGTTCGCGCTGGGAGCGCTCCCAGTCGAGTGGTCGCCGATGGTCGCGACCACGTGCGAAGGGATTCGACCTCGAATCAATCTAGCCACGCCGAATGAGGCAGTCAATTGTCGACGGAGCTAAAGATGTTAGCGTTCACTTTAGCTCTCTTGTCTATGTAGCACTGAAGAACTATCCTTGAAGCCGCTTGTTGTGAACGCTCACATTGAGCTGGTTCCCGTGTGCCCAGCTCTGGACGCCAGATCGTCCACCGCTCGACGGCGAGCCGGCCGACGGCCGGGAGGCGCGATCCGGCCCAACCCCATCGTCGATGGCGATGAGTAGTACTCAGTCGACGGCATCGACCCGCTCCACGATCCAAGAGCCTGAGAGCTTCGGGGCGACCTCCACACGCAACCCCGCGAAACTCGACGTGCTTGCTCTCTTGACGACGTGGGAACCCGAGGGCTGTCATGAGTAACCATCGGGATCACGTTCGGATGAGTCTGACTCTTGGCGAGCTCTTGAGCGGAGAACGGGAGGTCCACCGTGGGCTCACGACGGGTCACGCTGGCGGATGTGGCCAAGGTGGTCGGCGTTTCCCAGACCACCGTGTCCCTGGTGCTGTCGGGGCGCGGCCGCGACCTGCGGATCTCCGAAGGCGTGCAGCGGCGGGTCCGCGAGGCCGCGGCGGAGATGGAGTACCGGCGGAACCGGTCCCCGGTGGGGCGGCACGGGGCGAGGACGCGGACGATCGCGTTCGTGTCCGACTCGGTCTCCGGCTCGCGGGTGGCCGGCGACGTGGTCGGGGGCGCGCTCGCCGCGGCCCGCCGGCACGGCGTGACGTTGCTGTTCGGCGAGACGGAGGGCGACGCCCGCGCCGAGCGGGCGTTGATCGGGACGATGCAGGACCACCGCGTGGACGGCATCGTCCTGGCCGCGGCGCACACCAGGACGACCAGCGTCCCGGCCGGGTTGGCCCTCGGCGCCGCGGTGCTGCTCAACGTGCTGCCCTCGGAGCCCTCACCGCTGCCCCGGGTCCTGCCCGACGAGGTCCAGGGCGGGCGCGCAGCCGCGCGCGTGCTCCTCGACGCGGGCCACGGCGAGGGCATCCACGTCATCGGCGCCGGCCCGGACGGCGACGTCCCCTTCGGACGGGCCACCGCCCTGGACCGGCTCACCGGTGTCCGCCAGGCGCTGGGCGAGGCCGGCGTCGAGGTGGAGAGCGGGCGTCCGTGCCGGTGGTGGTTGCCGCAGCACGGTTTCGAGGCGACGCGCGACCTGCTGCGCGGCGAACGCCCCCGCGCGCTGGTCTGCCTCGACGACCGGCTCGCCTTCGGCGCGTACCAGGCGTTGCAGGACGCGGGTCTCAGCGTGCCCGACGACGTCTCCGTCGTCTCCTTCGGCGACTACCCCGTCGCCTCCTGGCTCCGCCCCGGCCTCACCACCGTCGCCTTCCCGCACCACGACCTCGGGGCGAAGGCCGTCGACCTCCTCCTCTCCCCGGCCGAGCAGCACGGCGCGGACCGGTCGTGCGGGGGCACGGCCCACCGCGTCCCCATGCCCGTCCGAGGCAGGGGCTCCGTGGCGCCGCCGCGCTGAGGGACCTGCGGGGCGCGCTCACCGCCGGAAGGGCGCGGTGGCGGCGCGCAGGAACGCCAGTCCCCCGGTGGCGAGGGCGTCGGGCGAGGCGGCCAGCGGCCGCCAGATCGAGGCGGCCGTCGCGATCGCGGCGTTGTCCGGGGTGAACGACTCGATGCACAGCGGGCCGCGGTAGCGGGCGTCGGCCAGCGCCCGCAGCAGCGCGGGCCAGTCCTGGTGGTCCTCCCCCGGCGTGCCCCGGTCGTTGGCGCACACCTGGACGTGCGCGATCCGCGCGCCCGCGGCCCGGACGGCGTCGACCGGCGAGGACTCCTCGATGTTCATGTGGTAGGTGTCGAGGGCCAGCCCGCACCCCTCGTCGGGCAGGCCGTCCAGCGCCTCCAGGGCCTGTTCGACCGTGTTGAGCAGGCTGGTCTCGTAGCGGTTCAACGGCTCCACCGCCAGGCGCACGCCCCTCGACGCCGCGTGCTCGACGACGGGGGCGAGGTTCCCGCGCAGTTCGGCGTAGACCTCCGGCCGGTTCTCGACGCGCCAGGTGCGGCCCACCGGGCTGTACGCCGGCCCCGCCACCACACCGCTGCCGACGATCGCCGCGACGTCCACGACGTGACGCAGGTAGTCCTGGGTCCCGGCGACGGCGCCCGCTGCGAGCAGGTCCCGGCCGGGTGGCATGACGAGGCACACCGCGGCGCCGAGGCCGAGGCCCGCCAGCAGGTCGGCCGCCCGGTGCGGGTCCCAGTCGCCGGGGTGCTCCACCGGCAGTTCGACGACGTCGAAGCCCCAGTCGCGGATGCGCGGCGCGAGCCGGGCCAGGACGTCGTCGGTGAGCGGTGACGCCCAGACCCAGGTGCTGACGCCGATGTCCCACACGCCCGCGCCTACTTCCACGGACCCGGGTAGCCCGGCATCGACTCGCAGCCGCACATGGCGTAGTGCAGCGGCGGCATGTCGTCCCGGATGAAGTCCCCGACGTCGGCGCCGGTCACCTTCGGCTGGGGCAGCACCCACTCCCGGGGCACCGGCGCGCCCGCGAGGACGCGCAGCGCGGCGATGACCGGCGTGCGCCACTGGAACGTGGGGTAGGTGGGCGCGATCGCGGTCATCCCCTCCGCCACCCAGGTCCGCAGGAAGTCCTGCTGGTCCTCGCCGACGAACGGCGGGATGGGCACGCCCGCGTCCTGGAACGCCTCGACCGCGGCGACGGCGGTCGCGCCGGCGTCCATCCACACGCCGTCGATCCGGCCCTCGCGCTGGAGGTAGTCGTCGACGACGGCCTTGGTCCTGGCCGCGTCCCCGTCGGTGAACTCGACGCCGACGACGTCCAGCCCGCTGTCCGCGAAGATCTCGTTCGCCGCGGCCCACCGCTGCTCCAGCACGTCCACGCCGGGCAGGATGCGCAGCGCCAGGACCTTGCCGCCCGGCGCCACCTCCTCCTTCAGGAACTCGGCGCCGTCCGCACCGAACGCGAACCCGCCGATCGGGTGGATGAAGGTGACCGGGCAGTCGGAGTCGACGCCGCGGTCGAACACGATCACCGGCACACCGGTCCGGCACGCGGCCTCCACGGCGGGGGTCAGCGTGGCGGTGGTGTTCGGCGACACGATCAGCGCGTCGCACCCCCGGTCGGCGAACGACTGGATGTCGCTGACCTGCTTGTCGTCCTTGGCCTCCGCGTCGAGCACGGTGAACGAGGTGATCTCCGGGTGGAGCTTCACCTCCTCCCGCATGGTCCTGAACCCGACCTGCCGCCAGGGGTTGTCGACCGACGCGTTGGAGAAGCACAGGTGGTGGCCGCCACCGGGCTTGGCGTACCGGGTGGTGTCGGCCATCTCCGGGTCGAGCATCTGCTCCCACGGCCCGGGCTCCGGGCCGCCGTCCTCGAACCCGACCGGTCGCGCCGTGCGGAGTTCCAGCTGGCGCTCGAACTCGACCCGGTCGAAGAACCCGGCCCCGTCCCCGGTCCGGGCCGGGGTCGTCGTGCCCGCCGCGTCCCCGGTGGGCAGGTCGCTCGAACAACCGGCTGTCACGAGGGCGACCGCGAGGGCGACCGCCGACCACTTCCTGCGCATCGTGCTGCTCCTCGGTTCTCCGGGGGTTGTCCGGGGTTGTTCAGGGGGTGACCGGTCCGCGCTCGCGGGCCCGGGACGCCCGTCGCGGGCCGGTGCTCCGGGCGGCGTAGGCGACCGCGGTGACGATGATCAGGCCCTGCACGGCGGATTCGAGCGCACCGGGGACGCCGAGCAGGTTCAACAGCGAGAACAGGGCCTCCAGCGACAACCCTCCCGCGGCCGCGGCCACCACCGAACCGCGTCCGCCGCCGAGCACGACGCCGCCGAGCACGACCGCGGTGATGGCCCGGAACTCCAGGCCCGCGCCGACCTGCGCGGACACCCCGGCGAAGCCGGCGAGCAGGACGGCGGCGAGGGCGGCGAGCAGTCCCGAGAGCGCGAACGCCACCAACCGCAGCCGGTCGACCAGGCCACCGGCCAGCCGGACGGCCGTGTCGTTGTCCCCCACCGCGAGCAGCGTGCGCCCGGTGCCGCTGCGCATGAACAGCACCGCGCCGGCCGACACGACCAGCACGACGACGACCGACCACGGCACCTGGCCCAGGAGCGGCACGTCGAACCCGCCCCGGCCGAACACCCGGAACGAGGGGGACAGCGCGCCGCGCGGCGCGCCGCCGGTCCACAGGAACACCGCGCCGTCGAGCACCAGCAGCATCCCGAGCGTCACGATGAACGACGGCACCAGCAGCTTCGTCGTGATGAGCCCGTTGAGCAGGCCGACCAGGACGCCGAAGCCGAGCAGCAGCGCGATCACCGGCAGGGCGTTCGCGTCGTCGCCCGCGACGAGCCGCGCGGCGATCACGACCTCCGCGGTCACCAGCGCCCCCACTGACAGGTCGAAGCCGCCGGACACGACCACGAAGTACTGGCCCACCGCCAGGAGCACCAGCGGCGCGGCGCGCTTGAACAGGGCCAGGTAGCCGGCCGGCTCGGTGTACGCGGGGCCGGCGAACGCCAGCGCCACCAGCAGGACCGCCAGCACCACCAGCACCGGCGCGGTCCCGTCGGCCAGACGGGGTCGCCGCGTCACGCCGCCCCCCGGAACGGCCGGCGGCGGGCGTACAGCGCCACCGCGACGACGAGCACGACGCCGCGCACCACGTCCTTGAAGAACGGGTCGACGGCGAGGTCGTCGAAGACGGTGTCCAGGGTGGCCAGGAGGAGCACGCCGCCGACCGTGCCGACGACGCCGCCGCGCCCGCCCGCGAGGGCCGTCCCGCCGAGCACCACGGCCGCGATGGACTCCAGGTCGTACCCCGCGTCAGTGCCGACGTGCGGCGCCCCCGACCCGAGCCTGGCGGCCAGGAAGACGCCGGCGAGACCCGCCGCGACCGAGCACAGCACGTGCGCGGTGACGATCGTCCGGCCGGTCCGCACGCCGGACAGCCGGGCCACGTCGACGTCCCCGCCGACCGCGTACGCGTGGTAGCCGCCACGGGTCCGCCGCAGGTACCACCACGCGGCCGCCGCGACGAGCAGCGCCAGCAGCGCGCCCACCGGGACCGGGCCGACCCGGGCGTAGCCGAGGTGCTGGAACGACCGGGGCACGCTGCCCGCGGGCCCGGTGTAGCCGTGCTCCAGGTAGCCGCGCAGGACCAGCGCGACCCCGAGCGTGGCGATGAACGCGTTGACGCCGAGCACCGTGATCACCAGCCCGTTGACGAGGCCCACGACGGCCGCGACCGCCAGCGCGAGCAGCACCCCGGGCACGACCATCGTCCCGCTGCCGGCCATGGTCTCGGCCGCCACCAGCGAGCACAGCCCGACCAGGTGGGCGACCGACAGGTCGAGCGACCCGGTGACCACGACCAGGGTCTGGCCGACCGCGACCAGTCCCAGCGCGGTGGCGCGGGTCAGGATGTTGACGACCCCGCCCTGGTCGAGCAGCACACCGCCGCCGAGCGCCACCAGGGCGCTGCCGGCCACGAGCAGCACGACCAGTGCGACGTACACGGCCACCACGGGGGTGAACGCGAACCTCCGCGGTCGCTCCGCGGTGTCCCGCCGGGCGGTGTCCCGCCGGGTCCGGGCGGGTCCCGGCACGGCGCTCATGCCGTGCCACCAGGCTCGTGCCCGGTCGCCAGCCTCATCACGGCCTCCTCCGAGGCACCGGCGGGCAGTTCGCCCGCCACCGCGCCCTCGTGCATCACGAGGAGCCGGTCGCTCATGCCGATCAGCTCGGGCAGCTCCGAGGAGATCAGGAGGACGGCCATCCCCCTGTCCGCGAGGTCGCGCAGCAGCCGGTGGACGGCCTGCTTCGCGCCCACGTCGACGCCGCGGGTCGGCTCGTCCGCGATCAGCACCCGCGGCTCGACCGCGAGCCACTTGGCGAGCACGACCTTCTGCTGGTTGCCGCCCGACAGGTGGCGCACCTCCCGGTGCGGCACGCGCTCGGTGAGGGCGACCGACCGCAGCAGCCGGGCGAGGTCGGACGACCGCCGCGCCGCGGCCCCGCGCAGCGCCGCGCGCCGCACGAGCAGGGCGTTGTCCTCCACCGACTGCCGCAGCGCCAGCCCTTCGCCCTTGCGGTCCTCGGTGACGTGGCCGATGCCGGCGCGCACCGCGGCGCGGGGCCGGTCCAGGCGGACCGGCACGCCGTCCACCTCGACGGAGCCCCTGGTGAACGGCTCCACACCCCAGATCGCCCGCGCCGTCGCCGACCGCCCCGACCCCTGCAACCCGGCCAGGCCGACGACCTCCCCCGCGCGGACCTCGAAGTCCAGGTCCCGCACCCGGTCGTTCCCCGCCGAGCGCAGCGCCAGCCGCACGTCGCCCGCGCCGCGACCGCGCTCCGGGTACCGGGCGTGCACCGGGCGACCGACCATCAGCCGCACCAGCTCGTCGGGGGTGACGTCCCCGGTCGGCGAGGTCGCCACGAACGCGCCGTCCTTCAGCACCGTGATCCGCCGGCTGAGGTCGAACACCTCGCGCATCCGGTGGGAGACGTAGAGGACCGCCACCCCCCGCTCGCACAGCTTCCCCACCAGCGCGTACAGCAGTTCGACCTCGTGCTCGGCCAGCGCGGCGGTGGGCTCGTCCATGGCGAGCACCGCGGCGTCGGCGGACAGCGCCTTGACGATCTCCACCACCTGCCGCTGCGCGACGGGGAGCCGTGCGACGGCGACCGCCGGGTCGATGGTCGCCACGCCCAGCGAGTCCAGCAGGCGCCGCGTCCCCTCCTCCATCGCCCGGCGGTCGACCCGGCCGCGCCGCACGGGCTCGCGGCCGAGGAACACGTTCTCGGCGACCGACCGGTGCTCCAGGAGGGCGAACTCCTGGTGGATCGTCGTGATGCCCGACGCGAGCGCGTCGTGCGGGCCGGCGAACGAGACCTCCCGGTCCCCCACCACGATCCGACCGGAGTCCGGTTTGTGCACGCCGGCCAGCACCTTCAGCAGCGTCGACTTGCCGGCGCCGTTCTCCCCGACCAGCGCGTGGACCTCGCCCGCCCTCAGGGCGAGGTCCACGCCGCGCAGCACGGTGACGCCGTGGAAGCTCTTGGTGACGCCTTCCAGCCGCACGTCCACGCGCGCACCTCCCTCCACGTCCGTTCCGGGCGTCACCGCGCCGTCCGCCCGTCAGGTGGGCGGACGTGGTCAGAACTGGGAGATGAACCTCCAGGCCTCGCCCTTGGTCCAGGTCCGGACGCCGCTCTCGGCATAGGTGCCGTCGACCGGGCCGGGCATGTGGCCGTTGTCGAAGGCGGCCCACTGGACCGGGTAGCCCGCCCGGCACGAGTAGGTCGTGGTGACGTGGCTCATGCTGCCCTGCGCCGGCTCGCGCGGGTTCTGCGGCGTGCAGCCGTTGTTGGCGACGAACCGGTCCCGCAGCTGCCGTCCCATGGAGATGTTGAGGACGTTGTCGGTGAGGCCGTGCAGTCCGAAGTAGGCGATCGGCTGGCTGCCGCCGCTGCACCCGCTCAACTGGGCGCCGGCGTAGACGACCACGGCCCGGAACACGGTCGCCCGGGCGCAGGCGAGGGCGTAGCTCATGCCGCCGCCGTAGCTGAAGCCCATCGCGAAGCGCAGCTTCGGGTCGACGCACAGGTCGGCCTCGATCCGCTTGATCATGTCGTCGGTGAACGTGACGTCCTCACCGCCGGAGTTGGCCCAGCCGTTGCCCAGGCCCTGCGGCGCGACGAGGATCGCGCTGTTGTTCGACTGCTCCTGCATCCCGTAGTAGGACCACGCGGTCCCGCTGGTCCCGCCGGAGGAGACGTCGTTCATGGTGCCGCCGCGCCAGTGGAACCCGAAGATCAACCGGTACGGCCGGGTGTTGTCGTAGCCGTCGGGCACCCGCAGGATGAAGCTGCGGCTCTTGCCGCCGCTCTGGATCGTGTGCGTGCCGCTGCGCAGCGTCGGGGCCTTGCCGCAGCCGCTGCCGCCCGGGTCGCCCCCGCCGGACACCTTGGCCAGCTGCCACTGCTGGTTGGCCCCGCCGTGGTCGGCGTACTGCACGACGTTGGCGTTGTCCGCGGTGGAGGAGCCCTGCACCTCCACCGCCTTGTTGCTGTGCCGGGCGATCAACCGCACGTGGCCGCCGTCGGAGTCGGCCAGCCGGAACTGCTGGTTGGTCCCGCCGTGGTCGGCCCACTGCTGGATCGCGGCGCCGTCGGCGGTGGACGAGCCGGGCACGTCGAGGACCTTGCCGGAGTGCCGGGACTTGACGCGGTAGTAGCCGCCGCCGGAGTCCTGGAACTGCCACTGCTGGTTGGCCGCGTCGTGGCGCATCCACTGGGTGATCCGCGCACCGTCGGCAGTGGACGAACCGGACAGGTCCAGCGCCTTGCCGCTGGTGCGGTTGACCAGCACGTACCACGCGCCGGTGTCGACCGTGGCCGCCGCCGCGGGCGGCGCGTCCACCGCGGTCATCGCGCCGGCCGCGAGGAGCACCGCCGCCGCGGCGGCCGTCACGGGCCGTCGGCGTCGGGTCGGTCGGGAGGCGAGGGCCTCACCGCTGGTTCTCATCGAGCACTCCTTCGGTTCAAGGCAGGGTCCACCGTTGGTTGGCGCCGCCGTGGCAGCTCCAGATGATCAACTGCGTGCCGTCCGCCGAGCTGCCGCCGTTGGCGTCCAGGCACTTGCCCGACTGCGGGTTCACCAGCGAACCGTTGGCCCCGGCGGTCCAGTTCTGACCACCGCCGCCGTTGCAGGTCCACAACCTCGCGGCACTGCCGTTCGCCGTGCCGCCGCCCGACACCTCCAGGCACTTGTCCAGTGCGCGCAGGGTGGTGCCGTTGACCGTCCAGCGCTGGTTCGCACCGCCGTTGCACGTCCACAGCTGCACCTTCGCGCCGTCGACCGAGCTGCCGCCGTTGACGTCCACGCACTTGCCCGAGGAGCCGGTGATCGGCCCGGTGCGCGGAACCGCGCCACCCAGTTCCCTGACGCGGATGTTGCGGAACGACACGTCGTCGCCGGTGCCGTGGTTCTGGATGCCGATGTGCCCCGACACCAGGGACCGGGCCGGGTCGGTGTTGGTGAAGTCGTTGATCCGCACGCCGTTGAGGAACACCTGGAGGCGCTCGCCCTCCACCAGCAGCTCGAAGGTGTTCCACTCGCCGGGCGGGTTGAGCGCGCCGTCGCGGGCGGTCTGGTCGGCGCCCTTGAACCCGTAGACCGCGCCCGTGGTCCTGTCGGCGGTGTCGGTTGCGTCGATCTGCACCTCGTAGCCGTTGCTCATCGCGGAGGCCGGGTCGGTGCTCGGCGGGAAGCCGACGAAGACCCCGGAGTTGTCGTCGCCGGGCATCCGCCAGTCCAGCTTGAGCGAGTACGAGCGGTACTCGCGCGCGCTGTTCCAGAACAGGCCTTGGCCGCCGAACGAGGTCAGCGTGCCGTCGCCGTTGGTGAAGCCGCCCGGTCCGGCCTGCGACCAGCCGGCGGTGGAACCGTTGTACAGCGCGGTGTAGCCGTTCTCCGGCCGGCAGTCGGCCCTGGTCCGACCGGCCGCGTAGCGGATGCCGCCGAGGAGCAGGGCGCGGAACCCGGCCTCGGCGTAGCTCGCCTGGGTGTGGCCGCCGCCGGTGTAGAAGGAGCGCCCGCCCTGGACCGCCTTGCACCAGGTGTGCGGGTGGTCGGCACCCATCCGGCCGCCGCTGTAGCTCGACTCGTCGAGCGAGGCCAGCACGCGGGCGGTGGAGCGGACGCTGCCGCGGAAGTCGTACCACTCGTCGGTCCGGGTCCACGTCGGACCGAGGTGCGCGGTGGCCGCGTGCGCCCGGTCCTCCACCCGGACCGTCGCCTGCTGGACCGCCGGGTGCGAGGTGAAGTACGTGCCGACCAGTTCGCCGTAGAACGGCCAGTCGTACTCGGTGTCGGACGCCGAGTGGACGCCGACGTACCCTCCCCCGCCCCGGACGTAGGACTCGAACGCGGTCTGCTGCGTCGCGTTGAGCACGTCCCCCGTGGTGTTGAGGAACACCACGGCCTCGTACCGGGCCAGGTTGGACGCGGTGAAGTGGTTCGAGTCCTCGGTGGTGGTCACCGTGAAGCTGTTGACCGCGCCCAGGTCCCTGATCAGCTGGGTGCCGGCCGGGATCGAGTCGTGGCGGAAACCGGTGGTCTTGGAGAACACCAGCACGTCATACGGCGCGTCGGCCGCGACGGCTGGCGGGCTGGAGCCGAGTGCGGCGGCGGTCAGCGCGGCAGCGGCCACGCCGATCGCGCGCCGGATCGGTGAGCGTCTCATCTTCGGCCGTCCTCGCGTGGTCATCAGGGCAGGGTCATCAGGGCAGGGTCATCAGGGCAGGGTCCATCGCTGGTTGGCGCCGCCGTGGCAGCTCCAGATGATCAACTGCGTGCCGTCCGCCGAGCTGCCGCCGTTGGCGTCCAGGCACTTGCCCGACTGCGGGTTCACCAGCGAACCGTTGGCCCCGGCGGTCCAGTTCTGACCACCGCCGCCGTTGCAGGTCCACAACCTCGCCAGGGAGCCGTCGGCGGTCCCGGCCACCTCCAGGCACTTGTCCAGGGAGCGCAGGGTGGTGCCGTTGACCGTCCAGCGCTGGTTCGCACCGCCGTTGCACGTCCACAGCTGCACCTTCGCGCCGTCGACCGAGCTGCCGCCGTTGACGTCCACGCACTTGCCCGAGGAGCCGGTGATCGGCCCGGTCCGGGCGCCCGTCGACGTGCCGAACGTGTACGCGTCCACGTCGAACAAGGTGCCCGTGCCGCCGGCGAAGGTGAGGTACAGCGCGACGGTCCCGGTCGGCACGTTCGACAGGGTGGTGGACACCTCGGTGAAGGTCTCCCAGCTGCCGGTCAC
This region of Saccharothrix longispora genomic DNA includes:
- a CDS encoding ABC transporter permease — protein: MTRRPRLADGTAPVLVVLAVLLVALAFAGPAYTEPAGYLALFKRAAPLVLLAVGQYFVVVSGGFDLSVGALVTAEVVIAARLVAGDDANALPVIALLLGFGVLVGLLNGLITTKLLVPSFIVTLGMLLVLDGAVFLWTGGAPRGALSPSFRVFGRGGFDVPLLGQVPWSVVVVLVVSAGAVLFMRSGTGRTLLAVGDNDTAVRLAGGLVDRLRLVAFALSGLLAALAAVLLAGFAGVSAQVGAGLEFRAITAVVLGGVVLGGGRGSVVAAAAGGLSLEALFSLLNLLGVPGALESAVQGLIIVTAVAYAARSTGPRRASRARERGPVTP
- a CDS encoding glycoside hydrolase family 6 protein; this translates as MKRRKRAASASVLSIALVTGAAALAVGGGTTAQAADSAFYVDTSNSSAKWVAANPGDSRAAVIRDRIASVPQARWYTTTNTSSVRSEVSSFVGAAAAAGKIPIMVVYNIPNRDCGGASGGGAPSHQAYRAWVDEVAAGLAGRPAAIILEPDVLPIMSNCQNADQQSQTRASMAYAGKKLKSGSSQAKVYFDIGNSAWLSPSEAANRLRAADISNSADGIASNVSNYRTTSAEVSYTKAILNALGDGRLKAVIDTSRNGNGPLGEEWCDPAGRAIGIPSTTNTGDAQIAAFLWVKLPGEADGCIAQAGQFVPQRAYELAMAAGPTSTTTTTTTTSTGGNPGGGCTVSHRVVSQWSGGYSGEIVIGNRGPSINGWTLVFSAPGVSVTQGWNGTWTDTGDAVRVGNASWNGTLATGASVTIGYNANYNGTTPPFSSPSLNGTACS
- a CDS encoding LacI family DNA-binding transcriptional regulator, giving the protein MGSRRVTLADVAKVVGVSQTTVSLVLSGRGRDLRISEGVQRRVREAAAEMEYRRNRSPVGRHGARTRTIAFVSDSVSGSRVAGDVVGGALAAARRHGVTLLFGETEGDARAERALIGTMQDHRVDGIVLAAAHTRTTSVPAGLALGAAVLLNVLPSEPSPLPRVLPDEVQGGRAAARVLLDAGHGEGIHVIGAGPDGDVPFGRATALDRLTGVRQALGEAGVEVESGRPCRWWLPQHGFEATRDLLRGERPRALVCLDDRLAFGAYQALQDAGLSVPDDVSVVSFGDYPVASWLRPGLTTVAFPHHDLGAKAVDLLLSPAEQHGADRSCGGTAHRVPMPVRGRGSVAPPR
- a CDS encoding GDSL-type esterase/lipase family protein — its product is MSSPLKVLSGVLAAVLLTAQPVSAAPNPGGTAAPLAAPVRVMPLGDSITQGGSSGGYRLDLGAKLRSAGRDVDFVGSAVDGPSSMPDRDHEGHPGWTIAQVDANVVNWLRTHAPRTILLHIGTNDMYGSDPAGAPRRLSALVDKITAQAPSADVFVSTIIPIRFADATVRGYNAAIVPLLRAKAAAGKRVHVVDAYPAVPVSDLPDGIHPNAAGYAKMAAVWYDALRSVPGSIGDQPQPGGTCTAAPRVTGSWGGGFQGEVTVANPTASAITGWTVRLALPNGHAVSQVWGGTASGTGTVTVTNAPYNGALGPGASATFGFIASGSGAAAVGTATCTGS
- a CDS encoding sugar phosphate isomerase/epimerase family protein — encoded protein: MWDIGVSTWVWASPLTDDVLARLAPRIRDWGFDVVELPVEHPGDWDPHRAADLLAGLGLGAAVCLVMPPGRDLLAAGAVAGTQDYLRHVVDVAAIVGSGVVAGPAYSPVGRTWRVENRPEVYAELRGNLAPVVEHAASRGVRLAVEPLNRYETSLLNTVEQALEALDGLPDEGCGLALDTYHMNIEESSPVDAVRAAGARIAHVQVCANDRGTPGEDHQDWPALLRALADARYRGPLCIESFTPDNAAIATAASIWRPLAASPDALATGGLAFLRAATAPFRR
- a CDS encoding substrate-binding domain-containing protein, producing the protein MRRKWSAVALAVALVTAGCSSDLPTGDAAGTTTPARTGDGAGFFDRVEFERQLELRTARPVGFEDGGPEPGPWEQMLDPEMADTTRYAKPGGGHHLCFSNASVDNPWRQVGFRTMREEVKLHPEITSFTVLDAEAKDDKQVSDIQSFADRGCDALIVSPNTTATLTPAVEAACRTGVPVIVFDRGVDSDCPVTFIHPIGGFAFGADGAEFLKEEVAPGGKVLALRILPGVDVLEQRWAAANEIFADSGLDVVGVEFTDGDAARTKAVVDDYLQREGRIDGVWMDAGATAVAAVEAFQDAGVPIPPFVGEDQQDFLRTWVAEGMTAIAPTYPTFQWRTPVIAALRVLAGAPVPREWVLPQPKVTGADVGDFIRDDMPPLHYAMCGCESMPGYPGPWK